In Halopseudomonas xinjiangensis, a single genomic region encodes these proteins:
- a CDS encoding DUF892 family protein yields MTNAGSKMGHNLTGAQMSPKDTERQLDALKHFPPDVPGNASQLLIARKEVTGNAGRIGSVPVPGSAKGMLKSTFEKLMGKNPEVLINKLGERLAYERTGVRLYEATLAKVQGAEKVDQGLVTTLQQIRNDEEEHFQLLVSALEKLGADPTAMTPDADVSGVIALGVMQVLTDPRTDIPQSLNALLTVELADNAAWELLIELAEQAHQKDIAANFKKALAQEERHLATIKGLLRDHLKSALS; encoded by the coding sequence ATGACTAACGCTGGATCGAAAATGGGGCACAACCTCACGGGCGCCCAGATGTCACCCAAGGACACCGAACGGCAGCTTGATGCACTGAAGCACTTTCCGCCGGACGTGCCAGGCAACGCTTCCCAGCTCCTGATCGCACGCAAGGAAGTCACTGGCAACGCCGGCCGCATTGGCTCGGTGCCGGTGCCGGGCTCTGCGAAAGGCATGCTCAAGAGCACCTTTGAAAAGCTGATGGGTAAAAACCCTGAAGTACTGATCAACAAGCTTGGTGAGCGATTGGCGTACGAGCGCACCGGGGTGCGGTTGTACGAGGCAACGCTGGCCAAGGTTCAGGGCGCGGAGAAGGTCGACCAAGGCTTGGTGACCACCCTCCAGCAGATTCGCAACGACGAGGAAGAACACTTCCAGTTGCTGGTTTCTGCTCTGGAGAAGCTCGGCGCCGACCCAACTGCAATGACTCCCGACGCTGACGTGTCCGGGGTTATTGCGCTCGGCGTAATGCAGGTCCTGACTGACCCGCGTACCGATATTCCCCAGTCACTGAACGCGTTGCTGACTGTTGAGCTGGCGGATAACGCCGCTTGGGAGCTGTTGATCGAGCTCGCGGAACAGGCTCACCAGAAAGATATAGCCGCAAATTTCAAGAAGGCCTTGGCCCAGGAAGAAAGGCACCTGGCGACGATCAAGGGGCTCTTGCGCGATCACCTAAAAAGCGCCCTGTCCTGA
- a CDS encoding sulfurtransferase TusA family protein: MVVETEIAQVDEYLDARGLACPMPLLKTKLALNAMRSGQVLKVSATDAGSERDFQRFAELSGHALLRSEQAAGEYHYWLRKN; the protein is encoded by the coding sequence ATGGTAGTTGAAACAGAAATTGCGCAGGTCGACGAGTACCTCGATGCGCGCGGCCTGGCATGCCCGATGCCGTTGCTGAAGACCAAGCTTGCGCTCAATGCGATGCGGTCCGGGCAGGTGTTGAAGGTCAGCGCGACCGATGCGGGGTCAGAGCGGGACTTTCAACGTTTTGCCGAGTTGTCGGGCCATGCCTTGCTCCGCTCCGAGCAGGCGGCAGGTGAATATCATTACTGGCTGCGTAAAAACTAA
- the queC gene encoding 7-cyano-7-deazaguanine synthase QueC encodes MTSRDTDMTYPDERKAVVLLSGGLDSATILAMAQAEGYVCYTMSFDYGQRHRVELDAAAIIARAAGAADHKVIGLNLDGMGGSALTDPGIAVPESEQAGIPVTYVPARNTVFLSLALGWAEVLGAADIFIGVNAVDYSGYPDCRPEFIEAFERVANLATREGVEGEGFTIRAPLQQMSKGEIIQAGLARGVDYSLTVSCYQADDQGRACGRCDSCRLRSAGFAAAGVVDPTRYA; translated from the coding sequence ATGACGAGCCGGGACACTGATATGACGTATCCAGATGAACGCAAGGCGGTCGTGTTGCTTTCCGGCGGCCTAGACTCGGCCACTATACTCGCCATGGCTCAGGCCGAAGGCTATGTCTGTTACACGATGAGTTTCGACTATGGCCAGCGGCATCGCGTCGAACTGGATGCTGCGGCCATCATCGCCCGTGCCGCAGGGGCCGCGGATCATAAGGTCATCGGCCTGAATCTCGATGGCATGGGAGGATCGGCGCTGACCGATCCAGGCATTGCAGTGCCTGAATCCGAACAAGCCGGTATTCCGGTGACTTACGTGCCGGCCCGCAACACCGTGTTTCTGTCGCTGGCGTTGGGTTGGGCGGAGGTGCTTGGAGCGGCGGACATCTTCATCGGGGTCAACGCGGTGGATTACTCTGGTTACCCGGATTGTCGCCCGGAATTCATCGAGGCGTTCGAGCGGGTCGCCAATCTGGCCACGCGCGAAGGCGTCGAAGGAGAGGGTTTTACGATCCGTGCGCCTCTGCAGCAAATGAGCAAGGGCGAGATTATCCAGGCCGGGCTCGCTCGGGGGGTCGATTACAGCCTCACGGTTTCCTGCTACCAAGCTGACGACCAGGGTCGCGCCTGCGGTCGCTGCGATAGCTGCCGCCTGCGCTCGGCGGGATTTGCGGCAGCTGGGGTGGTCGACCCTACGCGATACGCGTAG
- a CDS encoding M48 family metalloprotease: MLGKKAVLAATLKLLLVPALFTLSPPGFSAESDLPSLGDTSSSFMSQEQEYQLGRAWLSMLRGAVKTLDDPILKDFVEQRVLKLAETSQLADKRLTFVAIDSPQLNAFAAPGGVIGVNGGLFLHAQSEAEFASVMAHELAHLSQRHFARNLEAQQRMRIPVMTAMLASVILAAAGGGDAGFAAMASTQAAAIQEQRRFSRQNELEADRLGLLNLQQAGYDPQAMPAMFERLARLSQFDRNPPEFLLTHPVSQTRIADSKNRAAQISADGTRDSVNYQMIRARVQLHYEQSPGLAARRFRTLLDEHSGDHAAARYGLALALTRGGQLDEAGEALQPLLAERSKNIAINLAQVELDVARGRYASALERIEELLRVNPENYPLLEAKADTLLRARRYEESQAVYDALARQRPEDADVWYMVAEVRGLAGDILGVHTARAEYFMLAGDLDQAAQQLELAAKRAEGNFVKSSRIAARQEELARKRKLLESL; this comes from the coding sequence ATGCTAGGCAAGAAAGCCGTGCTGGCAGCCACGCTCAAGCTGCTTTTGGTACCGGCGCTTTTCACCCTGTCGCCACCCGGGTTCAGCGCCGAATCGGACCTGCCCTCGCTTGGCGACACCAGTTCGTCATTCATGTCGCAGGAACAGGAATATCAGCTCGGCCGGGCCTGGCTGTCGATGCTGCGCGGCGCGGTCAAAACACTGGATGATCCGATTCTCAAGGACTTCGTCGAGCAGCGAGTGCTCAAGCTTGCCGAGACCAGCCAGCTCGCGGATAAACGTCTCACCTTTGTAGCCATCGACAGCCCCCAGCTGAATGCGTTCGCCGCGCCGGGCGGCGTGATCGGCGTCAATGGCGGTCTCTTTCTGCATGCACAGAGCGAGGCAGAGTTCGCTTCGGTAATGGCGCACGAACTTGCGCACTTGTCGCAGCGACACTTCGCCCGGAATCTGGAAGCCCAACAGCGGATGCGCATCCCTGTCATGACCGCTATGCTCGCCAGTGTGATTCTCGCCGCGGCTGGCGGAGGCGACGCGGGCTTCGCCGCGATGGCCTCGACGCAGGCAGCCGCGATCCAGGAACAACGCCGTTTCTCCCGTCAGAACGAACTGGAAGCTGATCGGCTTGGCCTTCTCAATCTTCAGCAGGCAGGTTATGACCCGCAGGCCATGCCTGCCATGTTCGAGCGCCTGGCGCGGCTCAGCCAGTTCGACCGCAACCCGCCGGAGTTTCTGCTCACCCACCCGGTAAGCCAGACGCGGATCGCCGATTCCAAGAACCGCGCCGCGCAAATCAGCGCCGATGGCACGCGCGACAGCGTCAACTACCAGATGATCCGGGCGCGCGTCCAACTGCACTACGAACAGAGTCCCGGGCTCGCGGCGCGCCGTTTCCGGACGTTACTCGACGAACATTCCGGCGATCACGCGGCGGCGCGCTACGGACTCGCCTTGGCATTGACCCGGGGCGGTCAGCTGGACGAAGCTGGCGAGGCACTGCAGCCGCTTCTCGCCGAGCGCAGTAAGAACATCGCGATAAACCTTGCGCAGGTAGAGCTGGACGTGGCTCGCGGACGCTACGCTTCGGCACTCGAGCGCATCGAAGAACTGCTCAGAGTCAACCCGGAGAACTACCCGTTACTCGAAGCCAAGGCAGATACTCTTTTGCGTGCACGGCGGTATGAGGAATCACAAGCCGTTTATGACGCACTGGCTCGCCAGCGGCCGGAGGACGCCGATGTCTGGTACATGGTTGCTGAAGTGCGCGGTCTTGCCGGCGACATTCTCGGCGTACATACCGCACGGGCCGAATACTTCATGCTCGCCGGCGACCTCGATCAGGCCGCTCAACAGCTGGAGCTGGCGGCGAAGCGTGCCGAAGGTAATTTCGTGAAGAGCTCAAGAATCGCCGCGCGCCAGGAAGAGCTGGCGCGCAAGCGGAAGCTGCTGGAAAGCCTGTAA
- a CDS encoding PA2169 family four-helix-bundle protein — MAADNVKDVISTLNNLIETSKDGEAGFKDCAEDIQRQDLKSLFTSRAQECAKAAAELQAIVVQLGGDPEDSTSMSGDMHRRWVDIKAAVTGKSDEAVLSECERGEDVAKKNYKQALEKDLPPEIRAVVQRQYDGVLRNHDQVKALRDSERAKS; from the coding sequence ATGGCTGCAGACAACGTTAAAGACGTCATCTCTACGCTGAACAATCTCATCGAAACGAGCAAGGACGGCGAAGCCGGGTTCAAGGATTGCGCCGAAGACATCCAACGCCAGGACCTGAAGAGCCTCTTCACCTCGCGGGCTCAAGAGTGTGCGAAGGCCGCTGCAGAGTTGCAGGCGATCGTTGTCCAGCTCGGGGGTGATCCGGAAGATAGCACCAGCATGAGTGGCGATATGCATCGTCGCTGGGTCGACATCAAGGCAGCCGTCACTGGCAAAAGTGACGAAGCGGTGTTGAGCGAATGCGAGCGCGGCGAAGACGTGGCCAAGAAGAACTACAAGCAAGCGCTTGAAAAGGATTTGCCACCGGAGATCCGTGCTGTGGTTCAGCGCCAGTATGACGGCGTGCTGCGTAACCATGATCAGGTCAAGGCGTTGCGCGATTCCGAGCGTGCCAAGAGCTGA
- a CDS encoding DUF4142 domain-containing protein: protein MKTAHMFKTGALAVAMSFAASSAWAMEAEEFVDSAAEKGFAEIETSKLALERGQAEEVNQFAQKMIEDHRSTNEELKEMAQKKNIEFPDDATLMDRGKAMILQLREGENFDQAYANNQVVAHEQTIEIYEQASQELQDEELKKWASDQLGMLRDHYGEAKQLQTQTGAEDGGNNNSGNGGSGSNTGMNNTSGGSGQGNTGGN, encoded by the coding sequence ATGAAGACAGCACATATGTTCAAAACCGGAGCACTTGCCGTCGCAATGTCTTTCGCCGCCAGCTCGGCCTGGGCAATGGAAGCAGAAGAATTCGTAGACAGCGCTGCTGAAAAGGGCTTCGCTGAAATTGAGACCTCCAAACTGGCGCTTGAGCGGGGTCAGGCTGAAGAAGTGAACCAGTTCGCCCAGAAGATGATTGAAGATCATCGTTCTACCAATGAAGAGCTGAAGGAGATGGCTCAGAAGAAAAACATCGAGTTTCCTGATGACGCCACGCTGATGGATCGCGGCAAGGCGATGATTCTCCAGTTGCGCGAAGGTGAGAATTTCGACCAGGCTTATGCCAATAATCAGGTCGTAGCGCACGAGCAGACCATCGAGATCTACGAACAGGCATCACAGGAGCTGCAAGACGAAGAGCTCAAGAAGTGGGCTTCCGATCAGCTGGGCATGCTGCGAGATCACTACGGCGAAGCCAAGCAGTTGCAGACCCAGACCGGCGCAGAAGACGGGGGCAACAACAACTCCGGAAACGGCGGTAGCGGTTCGAACACTGGCATGAACAACACCAGCGGTGGTTCTGGCCAGGGCAACACCGGCGGCAACTAA
- a CDS encoding peroxiredoxin, which yields MSIELGSTVPNFTAQATSGQTINLAELAGKQVVLYFYPKDNTPGCTTEGQAFRDLYREFEDAGALVFGVSKDSLRTHENFKQKQAFPFELISDSDESLCRLFDVIRLKQMYGKQYEGIERSTFVIDAQGVLRHEWRKVKVPGHVDQVLEAVRALA from the coding sequence ATGAGCATCGAACTGGGCAGCACCGTACCGAATTTTACCGCGCAGGCTACCAGCGGGCAGACGATCAACCTTGCCGAGCTGGCCGGGAAGCAGGTCGTCCTGTACTTCTACCCGAAAGACAACACGCCCGGTTGCACCACCGAGGGGCAGGCGTTTCGAGACCTGTACAGGGAGTTCGAGGACGCGGGCGCGCTGGTATTCGGGGTATCAAAGGATAGCCTTCGTACCCATGAGAACTTCAAGCAGAAGCAGGCGTTTCCGTTCGAGCTGATCAGCGATAGCGATGAGAGCCTGTGTCGCCTGTTCGACGTGATTCGACTGAAGCAGATGTACGGGAAGCAATACGAAGGTATCGAGCGCAGCACTTTCGTGATCGACGCTCAGGGCGTGCTGCGGCATGAATGGCGCAAGGTCAAGGTTCCGGGTCATGTCGACCAGGTACTCGAGGCGGTTCGAGCGTTAGCCTGA
- a CDS encoding DUF2061 domain-containing protein, with protein sequence MKAWLTAHLARHTRRTLAKTLSFAVVHFTVAFAVAYWLTGSVITGGLIALIEPACNTVAYFFHERLWQRFGSSPSPAKGYGHGNLLQQKER encoded by the coding sequence ATGAAAGCATGGCTGACGGCCCATTTGGCCCGTCATACCCGAAGGACACTGGCGAAGACATTGAGCTTCGCGGTCGTGCACTTCACTGTCGCCTTTGCCGTGGCTTATTGGCTCACCGGTAGCGTCATCACAGGTGGCTTGATTGCGCTGATCGAGCCTGCGTGCAACACCGTCGCCTATTTTTTCCACGAGCGGCTTTGGCAGCGTTTCGGCTCCAGTCCCTCTCCAGCTAAAGGTTACGGTCACGGCAACCTGCTGCAACAGAAGGAACGGTGA
- a CDS encoding hemerythrin domain-containing protein has translation MNATELLIQDHEKLKKLLTEITDTTDRAVKKRTELLAQIEAELHAHTQIEEEDFYPAYKEAGGKDEAKTYHEAKEEHRAVEALVLPDLKKTDVGTVEFSGRIKVLKELLEHHIEEEESDMFPEAEKILSKEQLAELGERMEKKKKQLLAATKH, from the coding sequence ATGAACGCGACAGAACTACTTATCCAAGACCACGAAAAACTCAAGAAACTGCTTACCGAGATCACCGACACGACTGACAGGGCAGTGAAGAAGCGGACCGAACTGCTTGCTCAGATCGAAGCGGAGCTGCACGCCCACACGCAGATCGAAGAAGAGGATTTCTATCCGGCCTACAAGGAAGCGGGGGGCAAAGACGAAGCCAAGACCTATCACGAAGCAAAGGAAGAGCACCGTGCGGTAGAAGCACTGGTACTTCCAGACCTCAAGAAAACCGACGTGGGTACTGTTGAGTTTTCCGGGCGGATCAAGGTTTTGAAGGAGCTGCTGGAACACCACATCGAGGAAGAGGAAAGCGACATGTTCCCCGAAGCGGAGAAGATTCTGAGCAAAGAGCAGCTGGCCGAGCTCGGCGAACGCATGGAAAAGAAAAAGAAGCAGCTACTAGCAGCGACCAAGCACTGA
- a CDS encoding ferritin-like domain-containing protein, translating into MNINDSKVKNLVDWLRDAHAMEQQAETMLKAQSERLEHYPQLRARIEEHITETQGQRQLLEKCLARFDASPSTVKDLGGKLMAFGQGIGGSIMSDEVVKGAAMGYVFENLEIASYTVLIAAAKDVGDVETQQACERILEQEVAMAQWLRDHLPEVVHAFLARDADPDAVAKR; encoded by the coding sequence ATGAATATCAATGATTCGAAAGTGAAGAACCTTGTCGACTGGTTGCGTGACGCTCACGCGATGGAGCAGCAGGCTGAGACTATGTTGAAAGCGCAGTCTGAGCGTCTCGAACACTATCCGCAGTTGCGAGCACGCATTGAGGAACACATTACCGAAACGCAGGGTCAGCGCCAGTTGCTGGAAAAATGCCTTGCACGCTTCGATGCCAGTCCTTCTACGGTCAAGGATCTCGGCGGAAAGCTAATGGCATTCGGTCAGGGTATTGGCGGCAGCATCATGTCCGACGAAGTGGTCAAGGGTGCAGCCATGGGCTACGTGTTCGAGAATCTCGAGATCGCGTCCTATACGGTACTCATCGCGGCAGCCAAGGACGTCGGTGACGTCGAAACCCAGCAAGCTTGCGAACGGATCCTCGAGCAGGAGGTCGCTATGGCGCAATGGTTGAGAGACCATCTGCCTGAAGTCGTACACGCATTCCTTGCCAGGGACGCAGACCCGGACGCGGTCGCCAAGCGATGA
- a CDS encoding AI-2E family transporter — translation MLRIFQNWIHRYFSDEEAVVLAVLLLLGFAIVISFGDRIAPLLTGLVLAYLLQGLVTRLRQWQVPHKLSVWIVFLLFLGALGALIGVIIPLVWKQMFTLFNELPRMFIEWRALLMHLPERYPTFVSEDQVERVIQTASGELGLFGQWLLSQSLASVPMLLTILVYLILVPILVFFFLMDNQQISEWLKARLPRERRLMNNIATEMNQQIANYIRGKVLEIVIVGTVSYICFAVLKVNYAALLAVIVGISVLVPYIGATVATIPVALIGIFQWGLGNEFMVLMIVYAVIQALDGNVLVPILFSEAVNLHPVAIIAAVLIFGGLWGFWGVFFAIPLATLFKAVLYAWPRGVEADIEIPQEIEAS, via the coding sequence ATGCTACGAATTTTTCAGAACTGGATTCACCGATATTTCTCTGACGAAGAAGCAGTCGTTCTGGCTGTCCTGCTTTTGCTCGGTTTCGCCATCGTCATCAGTTTCGGCGACCGAATCGCACCGCTCCTGACCGGCCTTGTCCTGGCCTACCTCCTGCAAGGTCTGGTCACCCGGCTTCGGCAGTGGCAGGTTCCGCACAAGTTGTCGGTATGGATCGTATTCCTGCTGTTTCTCGGTGCGCTGGGGGCGCTGATCGGAGTGATCATTCCACTGGTCTGGAAACAGATGTTCACGCTGTTCAACGAACTGCCGCGCATGTTCATCGAATGGCGGGCGCTGCTCATGCACCTGCCCGAGCGCTATCCGACGTTTGTTTCCGAGGATCAGGTCGAGAGGGTGATTCAAACTGCGAGCGGGGAGCTCGGCCTGTTCGGGCAATGGTTGCTGTCACAGAGCCTGGCCAGCGTTCCGATGCTTCTGACCATTCTGGTTTACCTGATTCTGGTGCCCATCCTGGTGTTTTTCTTCCTCATGGATAACCAACAGATATCCGAATGGCTCAAGGCGAGACTGCCCCGCGAGCGCCGGCTGATGAACAACATCGCCACCGAGATGAACCAGCAAATCGCCAACTACATACGCGGGAAGGTGCTCGAAATCGTCATCGTCGGGACCGTGAGTTATATCTGTTTTGCGGTTCTCAAGGTCAACTATGCTGCGCTGCTTGCGGTCATCGTGGGAATTTCGGTACTGGTGCCCTATATCGGCGCGACCGTAGCGACCATTCCCGTCGCGCTCATCGGGATCTTCCAGTGGGGGCTGGGCAACGAGTTCATGGTGCTGATGATTGTGTACGCGGTGATTCAGGCTCTGGATGGGAATGTGCTGGTGCCGATCCTGTTCTCGGAAGCTGTGAATCTGCATCCTGTGGCGATCATTGCCGCTGTGCTGATTTTCGGTGGCCTGTGGGGCTTCTGGGGGGTATTTTTCGCTATTCCGCTGGCGACGCTATTCAAGGCAGTGCTCTATGCATGGCCGCGAGGCGTGGAGGCTGACATCGAAATCCCGCAGGAAATCGAAGCCAGCTGA
- a CDS encoding YgaP-like transmembrane domain, translating into MNQVQSSQGGNPLDKIKSVVNGPNNVQGMERAASLAGGALLVFRGMRRGGIFGLASMAMGAAALMRGSTGHCEMKQKLQQRKA; encoded by the coding sequence ATGAATCAAGTACAGTCTTCCCAGGGCGGCAATCCGCTCGACAAAATCAAGTCCGTGGTCAACGGCCCGAACAACGTGCAGGGAATGGAGCGTGCTGCTTCGCTTGCCGGCGGGGCTCTGTTGGTTTTCCGTGGTATGCGTCGAGGTGGGATTTTCGGCCTCGCCAGCATGGCGATGGGTGCGGCAGCGCTTATGCGCGGTTCGACCGGCCATTGCGAAATGAAGCAAAAGCTGCAACAGCGCAAGGCCTGA
- a CDS encoding Yip1 family protein translates to MLKDVPGVLFSPATGWSRLRDHADAHPWSFVPVLLLFSLIPAICIYIGTAHVGWELFGSQDTHLLTNSSALTLAILVYVGFVFGVGVMGLITRWVLFRTPGRPTLARGMAFITFVSLPLMLGGIVGAFPYRLLIVGGAFVTTAWAIVLLFKGLPAFMHLKRTDETRFYAACIVAVGFLVVVSNAFIFQHMWRAAQTDASYIGSQEAEQGLE, encoded by the coding sequence ATGCTAAAAGACGTGCCTGGAGTGCTGTTTTCCCCCGCAACTGGATGGAGCCGGCTGCGCGATCATGCTGATGCGCATCCTTGGAGCTTTGTCCCGGTTCTGCTGTTGTTCAGTCTGATTCCTGCCATCTGTATTTACATTGGCACGGCCCATGTGGGCTGGGAGCTGTTCGGAAGCCAGGACACTCATCTGCTGACGAACTCCAGTGCTCTCACGCTAGCTATTCTGGTTTATGTAGGCTTTGTTTTCGGCGTTGGAGTCATGGGACTCATCACCCGGTGGGTGCTATTTCGGACGCCAGGCCGCCCGACGCTTGCCAGAGGGATGGCATTCATTACTTTCGTATCGCTTCCGCTGATGCTCGGGGGAATCGTTGGGGCGTTTCCGTATCGACTGCTGATCGTCGGGGGCGCTTTCGTCACCACCGCGTGGGCCATTGTTCTTTTGTTCAAGGGGTTGCCCGCTTTCATGCACCTCAAGCGCACCGACGAAACTCGCTTCTATGCCGCCTGCATCGTAGCGGTCGGCTTCCTGGTGGTAGTGAGCAACGCGTTCATCTTTCAACATATGTGGAGAGCTGCGCAAACCGATGCAAGCTACATCGGCAGTCAGGAAGCGGAGCAGGGACTGGAGTAA
- a CDS encoding con-10 family general stress protein, translated as MAQHQGGKGNFAEDRERAAEAGRKGGQQSGGNFKNDPERASEAGRKGGQNSQSGRSGSQSGQ; from the coding sequence ATGGCTCAACATCAAGGTGGTAAAGGTAACTTCGCAGAAGATCGGGAGCGTGCGGCAGAGGCGGGGCGCAAAGGTGGGCAGCAGAGTGGAGGCAACTTCAAGAATGATCCCGAGCGCGCGTCTGAAGCCGGCCGCAAGGGCGGTCAAAACAGTCAGAGCGGACGTAGCGGTAGTCAGTCTGGTCAGTGA
- the nadA gene encoding quinolinate synthase NadA gives MSQIPERVLVQAHLAAKQPPVLSEAEQADYCARIAASLKERDAALVAHYYTDPMIQALAEETGGCVSDSLEMARFGKEHPASTLIVAGVRFMGETAKILSPEKRILMPTQEATCSLDIGCPIDEFSAFCDQHPDRTVVVYANTSAAVKARADWVVTSSCALGIVEHLMDRGEKIIWAPDQHLGGYIQKQTGADMLLWQGSCIVHEEFKAKSLLDLKEVYPDAAVLVHPESPASVVELADVVGSTSQLIRATQTLPNPTFIVATDRGIFYKMQQAAPDRRLIEAPTAGNGATCRSCAHCPWMAMNTLPRVLQALEQGTDEIIVPPELIPRAVKPLDRMLSFTRNANLAVAGNA, from the coding sequence ATGTCTCAGATTCCCGAGCGTGTACTTGTACAGGCCCATCTGGCGGCAAAGCAGCCGCCGGTGCTGAGCGAAGCAGAGCAGGCCGACTATTGCGCCCGCATCGCCGCGAGTCTCAAGGAGCGGGACGCGGCGCTCGTCGCTCACTATTACACTGATCCGATGATCCAGGCGCTGGCCGAGGAGACCGGCGGGTGCGTGTCCGATTCGCTGGAAATGGCGCGTTTCGGCAAGGAGCATCCGGCCTCGACGCTCATCGTCGCCGGAGTGCGCTTCATGGGCGAAACTGCGAAGATCCTGAGCCCGGAAAAGCGCATCCTCATGCCAACCCAGGAAGCGACCTGCTCGCTGGATATCGGCTGCCCAATCGACGAATTCTCAGCGTTCTGCGATCAGCACCCTGACCGTACCGTCGTCGTCTATGCCAATACGTCGGCAGCCGTGAAGGCTCGCGCCGACTGGGTCGTCACGTCGAGCTGCGCCCTTGGCATCGTCGAGCATCTGATGGACCGCGGCGAAAAGATCATCTGGGCACCGGATCAGCATCTGGGTGGCTATATCCAGAAGCAGACCGGTGCAGACATGCTCTTATGGCAGGGATCGTGCATCGTCCACGAAGAGTTCAAGGCCAAATCGCTGCTGGATCTCAAGGAGGTGTATCCCGATGCCGCGGTGCTGGTGCATCCGGAATCGCCAGCATCGGTTGTCGAACTGGCGGACGTGGTCGGCTCGACCAGCCAGCTCATTCGTGCGACGCAGACGCTGCCCAATCCAACCTTCATCGTCGCGACCGACCGCGGGATTTTCTACAAGATGCAGCAGGCTGCGCCGGATCGACGGCTCATCGAAGCGCCTACCGCTGGCAACGGCGCAACATGCCGCAGTTGCGCTCACTGCCCGTGGATGGCCATGAATACCTTGCCGAGGGTGCTGCAAGCGCTGGAGCAAGGTACCGACGAGATCATCGTTCCGCCGGAGCTTATCCCACGCGCTGTCAAGCCGTTGGACCGTATGTTGTCGTTTACCCGGAATGCGAATCTGGCGGTAGCCGGCAACGCCTGA
- a CDS encoding glycine cleavage system protein R: protein MIMSQPAGQKDQFLVITAMGQETTALATLLTRLCMEQRCLIVSSRMSRHGTSTALVLQVSGNWDALARLESLLPALARREHFTLSMSRSQSLDERPQALPYNVFVTAAQRPELIAELCLFFQQLGIDIEEMFSFTYQAQHTGTPMLNLTLTIAIPGKMQLSWLREQFLDFCDELNLDAVIEPWRPLH from the coding sequence ATGATCATGTCGCAACCTGCCGGCCAGAAGGACCAATTCCTGGTGATCACCGCCATGGGCCAGGAAACTACGGCGCTTGCCACCCTGCTCACACGGCTGTGCATGGAACAACGTTGCCTGATCGTCAGCAGCCGGATGAGTCGCCATGGCACCTCTACCGCCCTGGTACTGCAAGTCAGTGGCAACTGGGATGCACTGGCCCGGCTGGAGAGCCTGCTGCCTGCGCTGGCACGCCGCGAGCACTTCACGCTGTCGATGAGCCGCAGCCAGAGCCTGGACGAAAGACCTCAGGCGCTGCCGTACAACGTATTCGTGACAGCAGCCCAGAGACCGGAGCTGATTGCCGAGCTATGCCTGTTCTTCCAGCAACTGGGCATCGACATCGAAGAGATGTTCAGCTTCACCTACCAGGCGCAGCACACCGGCACCCCCATGCTCAACCTGACGCTCACCATCGCCATTCCAGGCAAGATGCAGCTGAGCTGGCTGCGCGAGCAGTTCCTGGACTTCTGCGACGAGCTCAACCTGGACGCAGTCATCGAACCCTGGCGCCCCCTCCACTGA